A window from Luteolibacter flavescens encodes these proteins:
- a CDS encoding zinc-dependent alcohol dehydrogenase, with product MKAICWHGVGDVRVDYVPDPEILDPKDIIIQVTASGICGSDLHLYDGLMPTMEAGDIIGHEPMGIVVETGRDVKKFRKGDRVVVPFVIACGCCFFCQKQLYSACDTTNPGADLAKVAMGQAPAGLFGYSGMLGRYPGGQAEYLRVPHADVGPIKIDSGLPDEKVVFLSDIYPTGYMAAENAGIEPGDTVAIWGCGPVGQFAIQSAWMFGAGRVIAIDRVPERLEMARVHGRAEVLNFEEEEIHDRLIEMTGGRGPDRCIDAVGAEAHGTGSLDAVVDRAKQAVGLSMDRPHVLRQAIMACRKAGTLSIPGVYIGLLDKIPFGALVNKGLTVRTGQTHVQKYLSPLLEKVESGEIDPSFVITHRIPLEGAPDAYEKFRKKEDGCIKVVIKPGMAPEPVLTEASPVSATEVPPALVPVV from the coding sequence ATGAAAGCAATCTGTTGGCATGGAGTGGGCGACGTGCGCGTGGACTACGTGCCCGATCCCGAAATCCTCGACCCGAAGGACATCATCATCCAGGTCACCGCGAGCGGCATCTGCGGCTCGGACCTCCATCTTTACGACGGGCTCATGCCCACCATGGAGGCTGGCGACATCATCGGCCACGAGCCGATGGGTATCGTGGTGGAGACCGGCAGGGACGTGAAGAAGTTCAGGAAGGGCGATCGCGTGGTAGTTCCCTTCGTTATTGCGTGTGGTTGCTGTTTCTTTTGCCAGAAGCAGCTCTACTCCGCCTGCGATACCACCAACCCCGGGGCCGATCTCGCGAAGGTTGCCATGGGTCAGGCACCCGCCGGCCTCTTTGGCTACTCCGGAATGCTGGGGCGCTACCCGGGAGGACAGGCTGAGTATCTGCGGGTCCCCCACGCCGACGTGGGACCGATCAAGATCGACTCCGGTCTTCCCGATGAAAAGGTTGTCTTCCTTTCCGACATCTATCCCACCGGTTACATGGCCGCGGAGAATGCCGGCATCGAGCCTGGGGACACGGTGGCGATCTGGGGATGCGGGCCGGTCGGCCAGTTCGCGATCCAGTCCGCCTGGATGTTCGGCGCCGGTCGCGTGATCGCCATCGACCGGGTGCCGGAGCGTCTGGAGATGGCGCGCGTCCACGGACGGGCTGAGGTCCTTAATTTCGAGGAGGAGGAAATCCACGACCGCCTCATCGAGATGACCGGGGGCCGCGGACCCGACCGCTGCATCGATGCGGTGGGAGCGGAGGCCCACGGCACCGGCTCGCTGGACGCGGTGGTGGACCGCGCGAAGCAGGCGGTGGGGCTGTCCATGGACCGCCCTCATGTCTTGCGCCAGGCCATCATGGCATGCCGCAAGGCCGGCACGCTCTCCATCCCCGGCGTCTACATCGGCCTGCTCGACAAGATCCCCTTCGGCGCTCTCGTGAACAAGGGCCTGACCGTCCGCACCGGCCAGACCCACGTGCAAAAGTACCTCTCCCCGCTGCTGGAAAAGGTGGAGAGCGGAGAAATTGATCCTTCGTTCGTTATCACTCATCGCATCCCGCTCGAAGGAGCACCGGACGCGTACGAGAAATTCCGGAAGAAGGAGGACGGCTGCATCAAGGTGGTGATCAAGCCTGGCATGGCCCCGGAACCGGTCCTCACGGAAGCCTCCCCGGTCAGCGCGACCGAGGTGCCGCCCGCCCTGGTGCCCGTGGTCTGA
- a CDS encoding alpha/beta hydrolase: MKPKVIFIHGMFQNPKSWDAWVTYFDFLGYEVHAPAWPLHEGAPADLRANIPRGLGSLNLERVYHHYRDIVRASVEQPVVIGHSLGGLVAQLLLAEGLVRAAVGIASVAPNKMLALDWGFLRNSASITNPFAGDEPYEMTPELFHKNFANTLSREESDLAWDAYAVHESRQVLRDILGEQGEIDMERPHNPLLLIGAEKDEIIPASLVRRNAHAYQDARSHHEYREFTGRGHFICGEPGWEEVATSVSNWLEGHLSAVRS, from the coding sequence ATGAAACCGAAAGTCATCTTCATCCACGGCATGTTCCAGAATCCGAAGAGCTGGGACGCATGGGTCACCTATTTCGATTTCCTCGGCTACGAGGTTCATGCGCCGGCATGGCCACTCCACGAAGGCGCGCCTGCGGATCTGAGGGCGAACATTCCGCGCGGCCTTGGCTCGCTCAACTTGGAGCGCGTGTATCACCACTACCGTGATATCGTGCGGGCTTCGGTCGAGCAGCCGGTGGTCATCGGGCATTCGCTGGGGGGACTCGTCGCGCAGCTGTTGCTCGCGGAAGGCCTGGTCCGTGCCGCCGTCGGGATCGCCTCGGTGGCTCCCAACAAGATGCTGGCGCTCGACTGGGGCTTTCTCCGCAACAGCGCCTCCATCACCAATCCATTCGCGGGTGACGAGCCTTACGAGATGACGCCGGAACTCTTCCACAAGAATTTCGCGAACACCCTGAGCCGGGAGGAGAGCGACCTGGCATGGGACGCCTACGCCGTCCACGAGAGTCGCCAGGTTCTTCGCGACATTCTCGGGGAGCAGGGGGAGATCGACATGGAGCGACCGCACAATCCGCTCCTGCTGATCGGTGCCGAGAAAGATGAGATCATCCCTGCATCATTGGTGCGCCGGAATGCCCATGCTTACCAGGACGCACGATCCCATCACGAATACCGCGAGTTCACGGGTCGCGGCCATTTCATCTGCGGCGAGCCGGGGTGGGAAGAGGTGGCGACATCCGTCTCCAACTGGCTCGAAGGACACCTCAGCGCCGTCCGCTCTTAA